Within Paenibacillus sabinae T27, the genomic segment ATTTCCCTAACGCCGACGGGCCGGCTCCCCACTCCCGCGATCCATTCCAGCGCCCGCTCCGGCAGGCGACCCGAGTATCCATTGTGCATGGTTATCTCCCCTGTTCTTATGGAGAATCGAATGGAATCCAAACTATACAGGCCGTAAAAGATTAACCTCGTTAAAGCTTTATTCCGTTAGTAGCCCAAAAGAAAACCACTCCCGGCAATGAAACTGCCGCCGCAGATGCAGTACGGATGGTAAGACGCCGGAGCGCTAGCCTTCTTCGAATACCGATACTCAAATCTACTCCAGCCGGTTCTCCAGCGTGCCCAATCCCTCGATGCTAACCGTCAGCTCATCCCCGGAACGCAGCCACGTCTGATCTGCCTTCGGCTTCCCGAGAATCACGCCTTCCGGCGTGCCGGTGAAGATCAGATCCCCCGGTTCCAGCGTCATATATTCCGAAATATAGCTGATCAGCTCCGCGCAGCCGAAGATCATGTCCCGCGTATTCGCAGACTGGCGCAGCTCTCCGTTCACCCGGCACTCGATGTCCAGGCTGCCGGGATCGACTTCATCGGCCGTAACAACGGAAGGACCGACCGGAGCAAACCCGTCCAGCGATTTGCCAAGCAGCCACTGGCCTGTGCGGAACTGCAACTCTCTCGCGGTCAGATCATTGCCGATCGCATAGCCGAACACGCAGGAAAGCGCCTCCTCCTTCGTCACCCCGGACGTCCGCTTTCCGATGACCAGCACAAGCTCCGCTTCGTAGTCGATCTGCGACGCGCCGCGCGGCAGGGCAATCGTCTCCCGGTGGGCGGCCAGACTGTTATTGAATTTGCTGAACAGCACCGGAAACGAGGGTGTATCCAGCCCCGACTCCTCCGCATGGCTTCGGTAGTTTAATCCGACGCAAATGATTTTTTGGGGACGCGTAACGCAAGGCGCATACACAATTTCCTCTTCCTTCAGCCACACCGAATTGCCGCGAACAAGATCCTGAAGCAGAGGAACGACCGCCTCGCTGTCCCTAATCACATCTTCCATTAGAACGGGAGCCTCAAGCCCGCTGCCGCGGGCCGTTAATTCCACATCCATAATGCCTTGTTCTGTCTTCACACCAAGTTTTACCTGTCCGTCCTTGATAAATTGAAGCAGCTTCATAGCTAACCCCTCCCCCTGTTAAATCAAACCGGCTTTGACCAGTCCGTTATAAATGCCGCCTTCGTCTACATGGTCGGTCACGTAATCGGCATAGGGGATCAGTTCTTCATGCGAGTTCCCCATGGCGATGCCCAGCCCGGCTGACTCCAGCATCTCCTTATCGTTCAAGCCGTCGCCAAACGCAACCGACTCCTCGCGGCTGATGCCCAGCGTGTCCAGCATCGCCTCGATCCCCTTCGCCTTGGAGCTTCCCGGCGGAAGCACGTCCATAGCGAGAGGATGCCAGCGAATCAGCCGAAGACGGGACAGCAGCTCTTCATATAAGGCTTCCTCATGGCTCTCGCAGTGGAGGAACATCTGGTAAATCTCGTTGCTTTTCCAGAAGCCGGGGTCAAAGCCCGGATGCTCCACTTTAAGCGTATTCACGGATTCGGTTATGTACGGGTGGTTCTCGCTGTCCGCGTAATAGGTATGCTCGCCCTGGAACACCAGCGAATGCTTATGCCGGCCCGCCAGGTCAATCAGCGCCTGGATCGTTTCCTTGGCCAAAGGCTGCTTGTGCAAGGTCTTGCCTTTATACACGACATAGGCCCCGTTCAGGCATACATAGGAGTCAATACCCAGCTTGTTTAGCAAAGGCTTGATAAAATAAGGCGCGCGCCCCGTGGCGATAACCGGCTCCACACCGTTTTCCTTTAGCCTGGAAACGGCCTCAAGCGTATCCGCCGGAATCTCCTTCTCCTCGTTCACCAACGTTCCGTCGATATCGAAAAATACAATTTTATAGGCCATCTGCTCCTGCTCCCATCCATTCGCCGTTACTTCTATTTCCGGCGTTTTTTTCTCCGCTTCTTTCGCCTCCTAAACTTATCACGATTTATTTGCGGCGGGCAAGAAACTTGCGGCGCCCCGCCCGGAAACTGGTATAATAATCAAAACCATTCATGTTCACAGACCCGGAAAAAGGAGCTTTTTTTCATGACCAATCCCAACCATGAACCGGTGCTGCCCGAAAGCAGCTTTGAATTCGGGGTGTATACGCTCGGAGATATCGTCGCCGATCCCGTATCGGGACAAACCGTAAGCCAGCACCGCCGCCTTCAGGATATTGTAGCCGCCGCCAAGCTGGCGGACGAGGCCGGACTCGACGTGTTCGGCGTAGGGGAGCATCACCGGCTGGATTTTGCCGTCTCCTCGGTCCCCGTCGTGCTTGCCGCAATTTCGCAGGTAACGAGCCGGATCAAGCTGTCCAGCACAACCATGGTCCTCGGCACCCTCGATCCGGTGCGGCTGTTCGAGGATTTCGCCACCCTGGACCTGCTGTCGGACGGGCGCGCCGAAATTATGGCCGGACGCGGTGCATTTACCGAATCCTTTCCTCTATTCGGCTATGACCTGAACGACTATCAGCAGCTGTTCGCGGAGAACCTCAATCTCCTTCAGCAGCTTGGCGACCAGGAGATCGCGAACTGGAAGGGCACCTTCCGCCCGCCGCTGAAGGACGCCGAAATTTCGCCCCGTCCCCTGCAGGCGAAGCTTCCGCTCTGGATCGGCGTCGGCGGCACGCCGGCCAGTGCGGAAAGAGCCGGACAGCTTGGATCCGGTATGGCGATCGCCATCCTTTCCGGCAGCCCGGAGCGGTTCCGGCATCTGGCTGACCTGTACCGCCAGGCGGGAGCCGCAGCCGGCCATCCGCAGAAGAATCTCAAGGTAGCCGTCACCAGTCACGGATATGTCGCCAAGACCTCGGGGCAGGCGCTTGACGATTTTTACCCATATTATCTCAACTATCTGAACGGCTTCATGGCCCGGCCCGGAAAGGAGTTCCGGTTCACACGCGAGGATTTCGAAGTGTACACGCGGCCTGATGAAGCGCTGGCAGTTGGAAGTCCGCAGCAGATCATCGAGAAAATTCTTTACCAGCATGAGCTGTTCGGACATACCCGCTTTATGGCCCAAATGGATGTCGGCGGCATGCCATTTTCCAAAGTCGCCTCCGCCATCGAGCTCCTTGCGTCGGAAGTCGCGCCTGTTGTCCGCCGGGAAATCGCCCGCAAGAACGGTACATCCTGATTCCCGTCCCACACTTAACGACTGGCTCTCCCGGCGGCAGGATTTCGGCTGATCCCTTAGGCCCGCTTCTTTAAGACGCTGGCATCAATTTGGCGAACTTTGGGTTTTCTTTTGCCCCGGGACGGGTAAAGGGTAAAGATCAACAGGAACTTCATCATAAAGCGAGGCTAAATATGAACAAGCATATACATAGTTTTCCCGGGTCCGGCCCGGACAAGTGGGACAGAGGCAATCGCTCCGATAAGCGCAGCGGGTTCGCTGCGCTGAAGCGGCTTGCCTGGCTGGCCGCCGGGATGTCCGTAACGATTCTCGGCCTCGCCCTGAGCTCGTACACGGTCCGGGCGGACAGCTACACCGCCAAGGTGTACGCTACCTCTCTGAATGTCCGCAGCGAACCGGCCAACGGAGCGGCGGTCAAAGGATCGGTCAAAGGCGGATCGCTCGTCACCGTGACCAAGGAGCAGCATGGCTGGGCCCGCATTTCAGCCGGAAATATGACCGGCTGGGTCGCCGGATATTACCTGAAGAAGGCTGGCGGTTCAGTGGCCTCCGGGCGGACATCCGCCACAGCGCCGAAGACGCTTGCGGCCGGCAGCGGCCGTTCCACGGCGACGGTTACGGCCGACTCGCTGCGCATCCGCAGCGGTCCCGGAACCGGCTATGAAGCCGTTGGATCGCTTAAAGCCCGCGATGTCGTGACCGTTCTCTCCCGCCGGTCCGGCTGGCTAAGCATACGGACCGCAAGCGGAGCCGCCGGCTGGATTGCGGAGCCGTACGTTACCGCCGGCTCATCGGCGTCCGCTGCCGGGCTACGCCCGGTAAACGCCAGCAGGTCAGCGTCGGCCGGCCTTCGCGGCAAGCGGATTGTCGTTGATCCGGGCCATGGCGGAGACGATCCGGGGATGATCGGCACGACCTTCGGCACGATGGAGAAGGACCTCAACCTGCAGACAGCGCTGTATCTACGGGATTACCTGACGGCGGCCGGCGCGGATGTGACCATGACGCGTACCCGGGGCGATCAGCGGCCTTCGCTGTCCAGCCGGGCGCGGCTGGCCCCGGCGGTCTCGGCGGACGCTTTTATCAGCGTGCATTACAATTCCTCCCCCAAAAAGATATCGGGCACGCTGACGTTCTTCTACTCTGAGTCCGATGACCTGATGCTGGCCCGCTCCATCGAGCATCGTCTGGGCGATGGCATCGGCCTGAAGAGCAACGGGGTATCCTTCGGCGATTATCACATTCTGAGGGAGAACGAAACGCCTGCGGCCCTGGTCGAACTGGGCTTCCTCACAAGCCCGGGCGATGAATCCCTCGTCCGCAGGACGTCGTACCAGAAAAAAGCGGCAAAGGCCATCGCGAAAGGCATTGCCGACTATTTTTCAAATTAGAACTTCATACTTACACAAAAGCCCCGTTCCAAGAGATGATCTTGAAACGGGGTTTTGATTATGCGGGCTGCCTGACACGAACGGCTTGAGGGGCCGAACGCATCAGATAGCGAATCCGCGCTCGTACTGTCTGGGAATTTCCGTCTCCTTACGCAGCTCGGCTGCAGCCGCAAGCGGCCAGTAAGGGTTCTTCAGCATGCCGCGTCCAACGGCAATCAGATCCGCGTCTTCGTTGCCGACAACCGCGTTGGCAAGCGCGGGATCGTCCAGACGGCCGACCGCGATGACCGGAACGTCCAAGCCCTCCTTGATGGCTCTTGCAAGCGGCACCTGGTATGCGGCATGCGTGCCCGGGCGGCCGGCTGCAGTGATTGGCCCTTCCCCGCCGGCGCTGATATGGAAGATGTCTACGCCCGCTTCCTTGAACGCCTTGCTGAATTCCAGGCTTTCCTTAATGCCATAACCGCCTTCGACGTACTCCTGAGCGGAAATACGCAGAATGAGCGGCATGTCTTCCGGCATTTCGCCCTTGACCGCGGCGATGACTTCACGGCCGAATTTCGTCAGATCCGTCCCGTACTCGTCCTCTCTCCGGTTAGTCAGCGGAGAGGTGAACTGGTGGATCAAATATCCGTGAGCGCCATGCAGCTCAATGGTATCGAAGCCTGCCTGCACCGCGCGGCGCGCCGCCAGCCGGAACTTCTCTACCATCTCTTTCACTTCCTCAGTCGTCAGCTCGCGCGGCGTCTTCGACTGCTCATCGAACGGAACCGGCGACGAGGAGACGGGAATCGCCGCGTCTTGAGCCTTGCGGCCAGCGTGGGCAATTTGAATGCCGACCTTTGCGCCATACCGGTGGCTGTCCTCCACTATGCGGGCAAGCGCCGGAATTTGTTCATCAGACCACAGCCCGAGATCATAATCTGTAATCCGGCCGTCGGGCTCGACATCGGCCATCTCGATAATAATGAGGCCCGTCCCGCCAACCGCCCGGCTGACATAGTGGGTATGATGCCATTCATTAGCAATCCCGTCTTTGTTCGTTACCGAATACTGGCACATCGGTGGCAGAACAATCCGGTTCTTGAGCTCAAGTCCTTTAATTTTGTACGGAGTAAATAAATCGATCAATGGAATCGCTCCTTATATGCAAAATGCATGTTCATGCATATGGTATCGCATGCAGGCAGCGAAAGTCAACTTGCGAACCAGCAATCATTCTTTTCTCTAGTCCGAATAAGGCTAGGAGTGTGAATCGCGGGGTAAAGAGGTTTAGGAAGAAGGCAGGAGGAAGACTGCGTTCCTCCCCCTCTTCCCGCGCTAGTGTGTGCTTTTGCCGGAATGATAGTATTTCTGCTTATATTCTTCAAAAGTGATGTTGTCCGTTCGGCCCTGGACATAAGATTCATGAAGGAATTTCCAATAGTCGACCAGGTCCGCGTGTCTTCCCTGATAGCCGGCCGGAATCTTGTACAAGTATTCCAGCGACTTCTCATCGTCTCCGTCCTGTCCGTAAATGTTGTACTGGGCAAGGTTGTACATCGCCGTAAGATCTTCGCTTGGTTTGGACACTTGTTCGAAAATCTTGATAATGGAGCTATAGTTCTCGCTCTCAAGCGCCTTATCGACCGCAGCCCATACTTCCTTGTCTTCATGGGCCGCGGAGCCGCTCGTCCCGCCTGACGCCCCTTTGTCTGGAGACGCCGGTGCGCTTGCCGAGGGTGCCGGTGCGGCAGCGGATGGAGCCGGGCTGGCGTCCGGCGCACCGCTTGGACTCGCCAAGGACCCGGATGCCTCGCTTGACGGAGCTGCCGATTCCCCAGCCGCGACAGCCGGAGTCTCCTCTGCCCCGGGTCCCGGGGCTCCAGCTTTCCGGTTCCCGCAGCCGGCAGAGGCCAGCAATAACACACTGATCCCAGCAACAGCTATGCTTTGAAGTATTTTCATAGATAATGACCCCTACTTTTTTTTATCCTATCTTAACACTGACAAACAAACAAAAACCAGCCATGCACGAGTGTACATCGACCGGTTGATTGTCCGAAATGGGCTTGGCCATTTTTTTAAAATGCAAGTTCTACCGAGCCGTCTTCATAAATATCGACCCGCTGGGCGCACAGCAGCATGCCCAATCCGTTCGCAAAACCCTTCTCTCTAATATCCCGTTCTCTGCGTTCCCATCTCTCGCGGTCATGAATGATGTCGTACAGGTAGTAGAATTCCGCTTCGTTGGCGGCTTTCATCTTCTCTACAAAAATAAAGTCGTCTCCGAACAGCGCTTTGAACCAGCCGGCTGCCTCTTCATGTGTCGAAAACTGGGGAAGATCGGCCTGGAACTGTTTGGTCAGAAAATTTTGCTGCAATCTGCCCTTCTTCTCATAATAACCTGCAAGCGTCTCTGCATTAATCATCAAGCTGCCTCCTCTTGAATATCTCTTCTTTCGCCATTTTGGAATCCACCAAAAACCAGCAATTTTTATGAAAATTTTATCGTATTTCTGAAAATGATGATGTGATTTAGCGCATGTGCGGGGAACGCCTATACAAGATGATCCGAAAATTAATTCAGAGTCCTTATCCTATTTCATAAGCCGTCCCCCAAGTGATAGTATCCATCCCCGCATAATTTCGGATGATACAGAGCCACTGGATACTCGTTGCCCGCTATAAGGTTGTTGACGATTTGTAAGATAACTCCGGCGTCCCGCCATTCACTGGGGTTCCATTCCAATATTTCCGATACAGCGGCCCATCTGCTGTCTATACCAATGTTTTCTTCCAGTTGGAGCGAGCCGCCGGTAATTTCCCCGATAAAATGAAACAAAATGACGGGATCGCCCAAGCTGCTGACAAAATGATAGATCCCCGTCGCCGATGTAAGTCTGATCTCGTACCCGGTTTCCTCCTTCACTTCCCGGCGCGCGGCGTCCGGAATAGCTTCTCCCGGTTCGATCCGGCCGGATGGAAAGTTCCACTTATCCCGTATGGACGGTTTATTTTCCTTGATCACCAGCACCTTGCCGTCCTCACGAAAGATCGAGACGCTGACGACCAGTACAGTTTTGGATGTGGTCATGTTTTCTCCCCTCGGGTTTACTTTTTATACTATATAAGCTGAACTTAAGATTTTCCCATCAGATACCATTCGCAACTACGAGGAACGTTTGGACTTCCGGCCGCTGTTGTCCCTAGATTTCTTAATTAAACCGCTATCCGCGGGTGAAATCCGGAGACAAAGGCGATCGCTATCGCTCCTACAGTTCCAAACTTCCCCTTCGTTACTCCTTGTTCTGATTACATTTTTCAAGTTCATCTTATATAGCATCGTACTTCACGCCGCCCTATGCCGCATGGCATGCATGCAAGATAACCTAATATCGACTTAAGGATCTAGGAACGTTATACCCCCGTTATTAAAACTGTTTTAAAAAGTATTATGAAAAGAGTGAGGACATGCAGCCTGTTACGCATAATACGAGTGAACTCTCCCCCACTTAGTTTACGCTTGAAGTGGGGGCTTCTGTTGGCATCGATACAGGGTTGCACACGCTGCGAGCTTCATGATCTAAAGACTCAGTGCCTGTTGCACCCGAATGAGGGAAGCCAACGTCCAATACGTTCGTTTTTCCAATGAAGGGTCTTTGGCCTCCAAGGACAACCACGTCTTTTCAGATGTGGATTTTTGTATACTGCGTAGCACGTATCGTGCGCCGATGTTATACGAGGCATTGAGGTCCGCGTGATACGTTTTGCCTGTTGCGAATACAGCAACATCACGCTTTGTGTTGCGTTGTACAAACCCACTACCGTCAAAAGCAAGCGCACTTGTATTTGCAGAGTTGACCATGGAAACCCGCATCCCCAAGAAATGAGCCATTTCGGTCACTTTCGTTTGGATGCGCCGTTTCGCCCAAAACTGGAGTTTGGCACGAAACCGCTTGGCTCCCCATGTTCCTTTAGGCAGACGCATCTTGCCTAAATACTCCATGACAATGACCTCTGCGCGGTGCTTGTGGGCAAAGGCGAGGATTTGATGCGCGGTATCGTGGACGATATGCGTCTGTAAGCCGTTCATCCGCCGCCAGAAATTCGGTTTTGCCCCTCTACCGGATTGTCGCTGGGCTTGTTTCAGTTTGCCTGTGATTTGGCGCATCCGGTCTTTCTCTTTGGCTTGGTTGATAAAGGTCCTCGCCAAGACAGTGCCGCTTGCGTCCATCACGGAACAGACTGCTGAATTCGTTAACCCCAAATCAACGGCACACACCCGCTGCTTGGAAGGTTTCGCCTGAGTCAGCTTCACATCCCCCTCATAGGCGATATGAAGGGCATAGCGTTTTCCTTTCCGAACCAATGTGGGGTTGCATTCTTTCATGCTCCACACGTTACGTTTAAATAGATCCTGCCCTTTAAAGGTAATGGGGAGCCATACCCAATCACCTTGATGAAACACCTTGATGTTGGCTGTCGTATCAGAGGTTCGAATGAACATATTTCCTTTGTACAAGCAAGGGAACGCTTGATGCTGGGCTTGGAGTATCGGAGGTTTCTTCGAAAAGCATTTCCCTTCTTGCTGGGCGTGTTGCCGCTCGGCTTGCCAAAGCTGAAAACGGGAATGATGACTTTTCACAATGCCAAACGCTTCGGCAATAGCACTTCTGCGGAAGTACGAAGGAAATTTATAAAAGCGTTGATCGAATTCGGCGTAGAGTGGATCCGGGTTGTGTCTGGTGCGATGAGTCAGCCGTTCTACCGCCGTCACCACCGCTTGGGTGGATAACGATGCCAAGGACATAAACTGCTCTTGAATGACCGTAATCAAAAACGACAGCGCCTCTTGGTATACATGGAGAGTCGCATCCAGCATGCGGTGGTGAGATATAATCGGATGTTTGAGTGTTTTGACCACCTTCATGAGATACGCCTCCATCGCATGTTTGATGGATCAAGCATAACACGGGAACGTATGTTTGGTAAAGCGGGCGTGTCTAACCCCCACCTTCGCTGTTGGCTAGAGGTGGGGGACTGCGACACTAAGTCTGTTCAAGTCAAAAAAATGAACGTAGAACTGGTGAAAAATGCGTTAAAAGCGCAGGGCATCGGAACCAAAGCTTCGATTGCAAGCCTGACCAGGCTAAGCGTTGCCACATGCGGTACCATATTGAACGAACTTGTCGCTGCCGGCGAAGTGATCGAGACCGATTCGGAAGGACCGAGCGGCGGCAGGCCCGCCAAACAGTATAAGTATAACGCTGAATTTGGCTGCGTCGTATGTTTGCTTGTAAAGACCGATGGCGGCCTCCACTCGATCAGCTACAGTATCGTGAATTTGGTCGGTGAAACCCTCAAAGAGTCCACTCTGCAGCTGCAGCATATCGACGTTGATGTGATTGATAAGCTTATCGGAGAGCTCGTAGGCGAAAACCATAATGTACAGGCAATCGGCATTGGAATACCCGGTGTCGTCCACCAGGGAGTAGTCGGCGTTTGCGATATTCCGGACCTTGCAGGCAAACCGTTAGGACCCTATTTTGAAGAAAAATACGAACTGTCCGTCACCATCGAAAATGATATGAACATGACGGTCTACGGTTTCTACCATTTACAAAACTTCGAAGAAGAAAAGACTTTTGCCGTCGTTTCGTTTCCTAAAACCATTTTCCCGGTGCCGGTTTTATCGTGGACGGGCAAATCTTGTCCGGTAATACGAAATTCGGTGGGGAAGTTTCTTTTTTGCCATTTGGAATTTCACGCGAGGAGCAGCTGCGGCAGTTGAATACTGATGAAGGCTTTGTCCGATTGGCTGTAAATACGCTAACCTCGATCATTGCCATTATCAATCCGATAACTATTGCGATTACAGGCGAACTTCCCCGCGAGACTCAGCTGGATGAACTTTATAAAGGCTGCATGAAAGACATTCCGGAAGAGCATATGCCGCAGGTGTTCATTCAGAACGATACACACCGGGAATATATGAAAGGCATTGTGACGGCGACCTTGGAAAGCTTAACCTACCGGCTGCAAGTCATTGAAAAAAGATAACGAATATCTTGGAAAGGAATATCCTGATGCAAACAAAAACCGAAAAAGAAAAGATGCTAAGCGGTGAGCTTTACCTGGCCGCCGATCCGGAGCTGGTGAAGGATCGTTTGAACGCACGCCGGTTGACACGGCTGTTCAATCAATCGCTTGAAACAGAGGATGAACGAAGAATAGAGCTTCTAAGAGAGCTGTTCGGCTCAACGGGAAAAAACGGCTACATCGAGCCGTCGTTTCGCTGCGATTACGGCTATAACATCCATGTCGGTGAGAACTTCTATGCGAACTTCGATTGCGTGCTTCTAGGGCGTGTGTGAAATTCGTATAGGCGACAACTGCTTCCTTGCTCCCGGCGTTCATATCTATACCGCGACGCATCCTTTAGAGGCTAAGGATAGAATCTCCGGAGCGGAATTCGGCAAGCCGGTCACGATTGGCCACAACGTATGGATTGGCGGGCGGGCGGTTATCAACCCGGGCGTAAAGATAGGCTATAACGCGGTTATTGCTTCAGGAGCGGTTGTTACCAAGGATGTCCCTGATAACGCAGTCGTTGGTGGCAACCCTGCTAAGGTCATCAAGCAAATTGACAATGGCCAGGAAAATGAGGGTTAATTCCAAAGTTATAAATCCGACTAAATACCTCCTTGACCTAGAGTAAACTCTAGCCATTATGATGATTATGCAAAGACATAATCAACCAACAAGGAGAGATGATGCGTGAAATACAAACTGCTAGGCGGTACTGGTCTGATGGTGTCGGAATTCTGTTTGGGTACGATGACGTTCGGCGGCAAAAATGATCCAATGAGCTCGGTAATGGGAGCTCTGGATGATCGAGCGGCAGGTTTGCTTGTGAATGAAGCGCTTGAATCAGGGATTAATTTTTTTGATACCGCTAATGTATACGGCGTTGGAGAGTCGGAAGAGATTCTGGGACGTTCGCTCAAAGGCAAGCGGCATGAAGCGGTGATCGCGACCAAGGTAAGATTCCGGATGGGACCGGGTCCGAACGACGCAGGATTATCGAGAGGCCATATCATCCGGCAGGCGGAAGAAAGCCTGAAGCGTCTTGGTACAGATTATATCGACCTGTATCAGATTCACGGCCCTGACCCGCTTACGGACTGGGAAGAAACGTTGCGTGCGCTGGACGATCTCGTTCGCAGCGGCAAAGTAAGATATATCGGCTGCTCCAACCTGCAGGGCTGGCAGATGGTGAAGGCGAACGGCATTTCCCGGCAGTTGGGCCTTAATGCCTTCCAGACTACTCAATCGTATTATTCGCTCGCTGGACGCGACGTTGAACGGGAGATCCTCCCCGTGCTTCAGGATCAGAAGATGGGCCTCCTCGTGTGGAGTCCGTTGGCCGGCGGATTTCTGTCGGGCAAGTATACCCGGGACAATCAAGGCGGGGCGGATGACCGGCGCAACAAATTCGACTTCCCTCCGGTTGACCGGGAGAAGGGCTATGTCCTGATTGATGTCTTGCAGGAAATCGCAAAGGCGCGGGAAACCTCGGTTGCCCGTATCGCGCTGGCCTGGCTGCTGAATCAACCGGCCGTCACGAGCGTGATTGTCGGCGCCAAGCGGCCCGATCAGCTTCGGGATAATCTTGGAGCTTCCGGTATTGTTTTGAATGAGGAGGAGCTGTCCCGTCTGGATCAAGCCAGCCGCCTGCAGCCGGAGTATCCTCTATGGAACCCTGCCGTTTATATCGAAGACCGTTATATGAATCCGCAATAATGCGCCAGAAAAAAAAGGGATGAGCCGAAGCACTTCGGTTCATCCCTTTTGATTTAAGTTCATCCTGTTTGTCCGGCGCTCTGGACTTTGTCTTTGGCCTCGGAGTACATGCCGATCTTGAAGTCAATCATCCCGATATAGGACATCAGAGTATTGACCTGATCTTGAATGGTCTTCTTCTGCAGCTCAAGCATTTGTATACGCTCTTCAATGGTTGCGTCGCCTTTCACGGTAAGCTCGACAAATTCCTTCAACTGCGAAATGGACATGCCCGTATCACGGAGGCAGCATATGAAGTTCAGCCACTCGATATGTTCATCCTCATAAATGCGGATGCCGCTTTCGTTTCGTTTGATGAACGGCAGAATGCCTTCTTTTTCATAATATCTCAAGGTGTGGATCGACAAATTCGACTTCTCAGCAACTTGACCGATCGTGTATTGCATGTTGAGGCTCATCAACCTGACCTCCTTATTTTAGAGTGAATCGTCCGATTCCGGTTAAGTCACCTCAATTATAGTCCCTAGAGTAAGCTCGAAGTCAAGTGGTGAACGGGGACGCGGCGGGCCAGTCGATAGCCATTGATTAGTCTTCCCTTGCCGGCTTACGCCGAAAAGGCCTTGAACTCTACTCGCGCAGACATTCATGGCCTTTTGTGATCATTGAAATTATGTTGTCATTTGAGCACCTTATTACTCATGCGCCGACTTCGCCTTCACAACAGCGGCATTTTTTTGCTTAAGCGCCAGGAACGAGACGAGAATGCCTAGAAGCGCAGTAACCGCGTCAATAATGAATGCCATGTGAATCGATCCTGTTAAATCCGAAGGCTCCATCGTTTCCAGAGTAGCGT encodes:
- a CDS encoding aldo/keto reductase: MKYKLLGGTGLMVSEFCLGTMTFGGKNDPMSSVMGALDDRAAGLLVNEALESGINFFDTANVYGVGESEEILGRSLKGKRHEAVIATKVRFRMGPGPNDAGLSRGHIIRQAEESLKRLGTDYIDLYQIHGPDPLTDWEETLRALDDLVRSGKVRYIGCSNLQGWQMVKANGISRQLGLNAFQTTQSYYSLAGRDVEREILPVLQDQKMGLLVWSPLAGGFLSGKYTRDNQGGADDRRNKFDFPPVDREKGYVLIDVLQEIAKARETSVARIALAWLLNQPAVTSVIVGAKRPDQLRDNLGASGIVLNEEELSRLDQASRLQPEYPLWNPAVYIEDRYMNPQ
- a CDS encoding MerR family transcriptional regulator, which codes for MSLNMQYTIGQVAEKSNLSIHTLRYYEKEGILPFIKRNESGIRIYEDEHIEWLNFICCLRDTGMSISQLKEFVELTVKGDATIEERIQMLELQKKTIQDQVNTLMSYIGMIDFKIGMYSEAKDKVQSAGQTG